The proteins below come from a single Microbacterium sp. SLBN-154 genomic window:
- a CDS encoding response regulator, with protein MKILLADDDPQLVRALRITLAAHGYDVVAAPDGAAAVTLAAQSHPDIVLLDLGMPRLDGMQVIEALRGWTSAPIIVVSGRTGSADKVDALDAGADDYVTKPFQIDELLARLRALSRRRGGAASEPLVSFGDVTVDLSARAVTRNGDRVHLTPTEWRMLEFLARNPGALVTRQTLLKEIWASENVQDSGYLRLYMSQLRRKLEPDPSHPVHLITESGMGYRLVMDPA; from the coding sequence ATGAAGATCCTCCTCGCCGACGACGATCCGCAGCTCGTCCGGGCGCTGCGTATCACGCTCGCAGCCCACGGGTACGACGTCGTCGCCGCCCCCGACGGGGCCGCCGCCGTCACCCTCGCCGCCCAGTCGCATCCCGACATCGTCCTCCTGGATCTCGGGATGCCGCGGCTCGACGGCATGCAGGTGATCGAGGCCCTGCGCGGCTGGACGAGCGCGCCCATCATCGTGGTGTCGGGGCGCACCGGATCGGCTGACAAGGTCGACGCGCTCGACGCGGGCGCCGACGACTACGTCACCAAGCCCTTCCAGATCGATGAGCTCCTCGCGCGGCTGCGCGCCCTCTCCCGCCGGCGCGGCGGCGCGGCCTCCGAGCCGCTCGTGTCCTTCGGCGACGTCACCGTCGACCTCTCCGCGCGGGCCGTGACCCGCAACGGCGACCGGGTGCACCTCACCCCCACCGAATGGCGGATGCTCGAGTTCCTGGCACGAAACCCCGGCGCCCTCGTCACCCGTCAGACCCTGTTGAAGGAGATCTGGGCGAGCGAGAACGTGCAGGACTCGGGGTACCTGCGGCTGTACATGTCGCAGTTGCGCAGGAAGCTCGAGCCCGACCCTTCGCATCCGGTGCACCTGATCACCGAGTCGGGGATGGGCTACCGGCTGGTGATGGATCCCGCCTGA
- a CDS encoding DUF389 domain-containing protein has translation MLTIRVTAPSALARELAPQLRAQPTVIDLVVVPGVSDTGNGDLLLFDVAREDVNNIVRLLRHAGVPERGAIVVSEPLTVVSDAAHAAERAAPGHPSDGVLWAQLASRATEDARPSWSFFAFLLLATLIAGIGRLLDQPILIIGAMVVGPEFAPIAAICYAAVRRRRGIIGPASVTLFGGFAVCALIAWGVWALLYALGIFTYEQATTGEATQFIVSPDAWSFVIAVLAGIAGVLSSTTSKSSALVGVFISITTVPAVGTIGLTLAVGAWAEAGAALVQLALNLAGLLLAGTVTLFVQLHAGRAISRRVESRRMARAGGHQAGSITSR, from the coding sequence ATGCTCACCATCCGCGTGACCGCGCCGTCGGCGCTCGCCCGCGAGCTCGCGCCGCAGCTGCGGGCGCAGCCCACCGTCATCGATCTCGTCGTCGTGCCCGGCGTCTCCGACACGGGCAACGGTGACCTGCTGCTCTTCGATGTCGCACGAGAGGACGTCAACAACATCGTTCGGCTGCTCCGGCACGCCGGAGTGCCCGAGCGCGGCGCGATCGTCGTGAGCGAGCCTCTGACGGTGGTGTCGGATGCCGCACACGCGGCCGAACGCGCCGCACCGGGTCATCCCTCCGACGGCGTCCTGTGGGCTCAGCTGGCAAGCCGCGCCACCGAGGACGCCCGTCCGTCCTGGAGCTTCTTCGCGTTCCTGCTGCTGGCGACGCTGATCGCTGGGATCGGGCGGCTCTTGGACCAGCCGATCCTCATCATCGGCGCGATGGTGGTGGGGCCGGAGTTCGCTCCGATCGCCGCAATCTGCTACGCGGCGGTGCGCCGCCGTCGGGGAATCATCGGGCCGGCGTCGGTCACGCTCTTCGGCGGCTTCGCGGTGTGCGCCCTGATCGCGTGGGGGGTGTGGGCCCTCCTCTACGCCCTCGGCATCTTCACGTACGAGCAGGCGACGACCGGCGAGGCGACGCAGTTCATCGTCAGTCCCGACGCATGGTCCTTCGTGATCGCCGTGCTTGCGGGCATCGCCGGGGTGCTTTCATCGACGACGTCGAAGTCGTCGGCGCTCGTCGGGGTCTTCATCTCCATCACGACCGTGCCCGCGGTCGGCACGATCGGACTGACCCTCGCGGTAGGGGCGTGGGCTGAGGCCGGCGCGGCGCTGGTGCAGCTCGCGCTGAATCTCGCCGGGCTCCTCCTGGCGGGAACGGTGACACTCTTCGTGCAGCTGCACGCCGGCCGGGCCATCTCCCGCCGGGTGGAGTCCCGTCGGATGGCGCGCGCCGGCGGGCATCAGGCGGGATCCATCACCAGCCGGTAG